In one window of Thermus oshimai DSM 12092 DNA:
- a CDS encoding ComF family protein, translating to MPWAFLEALLGHRCPGCGGPLDRPLLCTLCRGSLRPFRTDRFVYLGLYGRVGGLVRALKYGGRWGLAPILAEALALGVEEAGWPLKGVTAVPTLLPRLLRRGYNPPDLLARALAARLGLLYRPVLYRARYAPSRPLVRGRARARLPEGLFRPRGRVEGAWLLVDDVLTSGATFLRAEEALLEAGAERVYGAFIALKGPKALGPYR from the coding sequence GTGCCCTGGGCCTTTCTTGAGGCGCTATTGGGGCACCGGTGCCCGGGGTGCGGGGGCCCCTTGGACCGCCCCCTGCTCTGCACCCTCTGCCGAGGGAGCTTGAGGCCTTTCCGCACGGACCGCTTCGTCTACCTGGGCCTTTACGGCCGGGTGGGGGGCCTGGTGCGGGCCCTGAAGTACGGGGGGCGGTGGGGCCTGGCCCCTATTCTGGCGGAGGCCCTGGCCCTGGGGGTGGAGGAGGCGGGCTGGCCCCTAAAGGGGGTCACCGCGGTTCCCACCCTCCTTCCCCGCCTTCTCCGAAGGGGGTATAACCCCCCGGACCTCCTGGCCCGGGCCCTGGCGGCGCGCCTAGGCCTTCTCTACCGCCCGGTGCTCTACCGGGCCCGCTACGCCCCAAGCCGCCCCCTGGTGAGGGGAAGGGCGCGGGCCCGCCTCCCGGAAGGGCTCTTCCGCCCAAGGGGGCGGGTAGAGGGGGCCTGGCTTCTGGTGGACGATGTCCTCACCAGCGGGGCCACCTTCTTGAGGGCGGAGGAGGCCCTTTTGGAGGCCGGGGCGGAGAGGGTGTACGGGGCCTTCATCGCCCTTAAGGGCCCCAAGGCCCTGGGGCCCTACCGCTAA
- the mtnA gene encoding S-methyl-5-thioribose-1-phosphate isomerase — protein sequence MRLLPFRFDREEGVFWLLDQRRLPQEEVWVPVRTAKGMAEAIRAMVVRGAPAIGVSAAFGMVLAHLSGEDPEEADRLLRASRPTAVNLFHALDRLRPHWGSLEGTLEGAYALWREVEETEAAISRHGAEVLRGQVLTHCNTGPLATGGYGTALGAILEAHRRGLVRHVWVDETRPYLQGARLTAFELMKAGVPATLIADNMAGFLMARGQVDAVIVGVDRMALNGDFANKIGTYALAVLAHHHGIPFYAALPLSSVDPKLESGEGIPIEERPAEEVTHLRGLPIAPEGFPAYHPAFDVTPHRYLTGIITEKGVLYPPFGEALRRALGLS from the coding sequence ATGAGGCTTCTGCCCTTCCGCTTTGACCGGGAAGAGGGGGTGTTCTGGCTCCTGGACCAACGGCGCCTGCCCCAGGAGGAGGTCTGGGTCCCGGTGCGCACGGCCAAGGGGATGGCCGAGGCCATCCGGGCCATGGTGGTGCGGGGGGCCCCGGCCATCGGGGTTTCCGCGGCCTTCGGCATGGTCCTGGCCCACCTTTCCGGGGAGGATCCCGAGGAGGCGGACCGGCTCCTCCGGGCGAGCCGCCCCACGGCGGTGAACCTCTTCCACGCCTTAGACCGCCTCCGGCCCCACTGGGGGAGCCTGGAGGGGACCCTTGAGGGGGCCTACGCCCTCTGGCGGGAGGTGGAGGAGACGGAAGCGGCGATTAGCCGCCACGGGGCGGAGGTCTTAAGGGGCCAGGTCCTCACCCACTGCAACACCGGACCCCTCGCCACCGGGGGGTACGGCACCGCTTTGGGGGCCATCCTCGAGGCCCACCGCCGGGGCCTTGTGCGCCACGTCTGGGTGGACGAGACGAGGCCCTACCTCCAGGGGGCCCGGCTCACCGCCTTTGAGCTCATGAAAGCCGGGGTCCCCGCCACCCTCATCGCGGACAACATGGCGGGCTTCCTCATGGCGAGGGGACAGGTGGACGCGGTGATCGTGGGGGTGGACCGCATGGCCCTAAACGGGGACTTCGCCAACAAGATCGGCACCTACGCCCTGGCCGTCCTGGCCCACCACCACGGGATTCCCTTCTACGCCGCGCTTCCCCTTTCCTCCGTGGACCCAAAGCTTGAAAGCGGGGAGGGCATCCCCATAGAGGAGCGCCCCGCCGAGGAGGTGACCCACCTCCGGGGCCTTCCCATCGCCCCCGAGGGCTTTCCCGCCTACCACCCCGCCTTTGACGTGACCCCCCACCGCTACCTCACGGGGATCATCACGGAAAAGGGGGTGCTTTACCCCCCCTTTGGCGAGGCCCTCCGCCGTGCCCTGGGCCTTTCTTGA
- a CDS encoding LamB/YcsF family protein encodes MRVDLNADAGESYGAFLYGHDREVFPHITSANLACGFHGGSPTRILEALRLAKAHGVQVGAHPGFPDLVGFGRREMALSPEEVYADVLYQIGALSALLKAEGLSLHHVKPHGALYLKACRDRETARAIAEAVRAFDPALPLVVLPGTVYEEEARALGLRVVLEAFPERAYLKNGQLAPRSMPGSWITDPEEAARRAVRMVLEGRVEALDGGEVEVRAETLCIHGDNPNAPLVVRAVREALLAHGVEIRAF; translated from the coding sequence ATGCGGGTGGACCTGAACGCGGACGCGGGGGAGTCCTACGGGGCCTTCCTTTACGGGCACGACCGGGAGGTCTTCCCCCACATCACCTCGGCCAACCTGGCCTGCGGCTTCCACGGGGGAAGCCCCACGCGCATCCTCGAGGCCCTGCGCCTGGCCAAGGCCCATGGGGTCCAGGTGGGGGCCCACCCCGGCTTTCCCGACCTGGTGGGCTTCGGCCGGCGGGAGATGGCCTTAAGCCCGGAGGAGGTCTACGCGGACGTTCTCTACCAGATCGGGGCCCTTTCCGCCCTCCTCAAGGCGGAGGGCCTTTCCCTCCACCACGTGAAGCCCCACGGGGCCCTCTACCTCAAGGCCTGCCGGGACCGGGAGACGGCCCGGGCCATCGCCGAGGCGGTGCGGGCCTTTGACCCCGCCCTGCCCCTGGTGGTCCTCCCGGGCACGGTCTACGAGGAGGAGGCCCGGGCCTTGGGGCTTAGGGTGGTCCTGGAGGCCTTTCCCGAACGGGCCTACCTGAAAAACGGCCAGCTTGCCCCCCGCTCCATGCCGGGAAGCTGGATCACCGACCCCGAGGAGGCCGCCCGGCGGGCGGTGCGCATGGTCCTGGAGGGGAGGGTGGAGGCCCTGGACGGGGGGGAGGTGGAGGTGCGGGCGGAAACCCTTTGCATCCACGGGGATAACCCCAACGCCCCCCTGGTGGTGCGGGCGGTGCGGGAGGCCCTTTTGGCCCACGGGGTGGAGATCCGGGCTTTCTAA
- a CDS encoding dipeptidase translates to MMVDAHLDLAYNALDLGRDLTLPLSQLRQRKGEGEETPMVTLPALKEAGVGLAFATVFVDPKAHAGRLWEEARRQVALYRAWEERGLVRLLRDGEDLKCHLEAYPRDGVLGLVLLLEGAHPLPEPEALEDLYREGVRLLGPAWATGSPYAGGNAHPGPLTPMGEALLLKMEELGVALDLSHLADEAFFQALERYEGPVLVSHANPRALAPTPRNLSDGMLLALRARGGVLGLVPFNAFLDAGWKRGMPRLPLARFLEHKAYAEGLLGREGVGLGSDWDGGFGLESVPLGLEGHGDLKRLGDEAFLGGNWLRWLSSWL, encoded by the coding sequence ATGATGGTGGACGCCCACCTAGACCTGGCCTATAACGCGTTGGACCTGGGGCGGGACCTCACCCTCCCCCTTTCCCAGCTCCGGCAGAGGAAGGGAGAGGGGGAGGAAACCCCCATGGTGACCCTCCCCGCCTTGAAGGAAGCGGGGGTGGGCTTGGCCTTCGCCACGGTGTTCGTGGACCCCAAGGCCCACGCGGGCCGGCTTTGGGAGGAGGCCCGGCGCCAAGTGGCCCTGTACCGGGCCTGGGAGGAAAGGGGCCTGGTGCGCCTCCTCCGGGACGGGGAGGACCTGAAGTGCCACCTCGAGGCCTACCCCAGGGACGGGGTTCTGGGCCTGGTCCTCCTCCTGGAAGGGGCCCACCCCCTCCCGGAGCCGGAGGCCCTGGAGGACCTTTACCGGGAAGGGGTGCGCCTTCTCGGCCCCGCCTGGGCCACGGGGAGCCCCTACGCCGGGGGAAACGCCCACCCTGGCCCCCTCACCCCCATGGGGGAGGCCCTCCTCCTCAAGATGGAGGAGCTCGGGGTGGCCCTGGACCTATCCCACCTTGCGGACGAGGCCTTCTTCCAGGCCTTGGAGCGGTACGAGGGGCCGGTGCTGGTGAGCCACGCCAACCCCCGCGCCCTCGCTCCCACGCCGAGAAACCTCTCCGACGGGATGCTCCTTGCCCTTAGGGCGCGGGGCGGGGTGCTGGGCCTCGTCCCTTTCAACGCCTTCCTGGATGCGGGTTGGAAAAGGGGGATGCCCCGCCTGCCTCTAGCCCGCTTTCTGGAGCACAAGGCCTACGCGGAGGGCCTCCTGGGGCGGGAGGGGGTGGGCTTGGGCTCGGACTGGGACGGGGGGTTCGGCCTGGAGAGCGTGCCCTTGGGCCTCGAGGGCCATGGGGACCTGAAGCGCCTGGGGGACGAGGCCTTCCTCGGGGGGAACTGGTTGCGCTGGCTTTCCTCTTGGCTTTAG
- a CDS encoding PQQ-dependent sugar dehydrogenase, with translation MLSRRRVLALLAALPLARAQGRVEEVVGGLEAPWALAFLPDGGFLVSERPGRIRLFRGGRLTPYAELPVYARGESGLLGLALHPRFPEAPYVYAYRTVEEGGLRNQVVRLRHEGSRGVLERVILDGIPARPHGLHSGGRIAFGPDGMLYVTTGEVYERALAQDLASLGGKILRLTPEGAPAPGNPFLGQRGARPEIYSYGHRNPQGLAWHPETGELFASEHGPSGEQGFGHDEVNLILPGENYGWPQVVGRGGDPRFQDPLYFWPEGFPPGNLAFWRGALYVAGLRGEALLRLVLEGGKGRWRVARVERVLEGFGRLREVRVGPEGALYVTTSNRDGRGRVRPGDDRILRLL, from the coding sequence ATGCTCTCAAGGAGGCGGGTGCTCGCCCTCTTGGCGGCCCTGCCCCTGGCCCGGGCCCAGGGGCGGGTGGAGGAGGTGGTGGGGGGCCTCGAGGCGCCCTGGGCCTTGGCCTTCCTCCCGGACGGGGGCTTCCTGGTCTCCGAGCGGCCGGGGCGGATCCGGCTTTTCCGAGGGGGAAGGCTTACCCCCTACGCGGAGCTTCCCGTCTACGCCCGGGGGGAGTCGGGCCTTTTAGGCCTCGCCCTCCACCCCCGCTTTCCCGAGGCCCCCTACGTCTACGCCTACCGCACCGTGGAGGAGGGGGGCCTGAGGAACCAGGTGGTGCGCCTGCGCCACGAGGGGAGCCGGGGGGTTCTGGAGCGGGTCATCCTGGACGGGATCCCCGCCCGCCCCCACGGCCTCCACTCGGGGGGGCGCATCGCCTTCGGCCCCGACGGGATGCTCTACGTGACCACGGGGGAGGTCTACGAGCGGGCCCTGGCCCAGGACCTCGCCTCTTTAGGGGGCAAGATCCTCCGCCTCACCCCCGAGGGGGCCCCCGCCCCGGGGAACCCCTTCCTGGGCCAGAGGGGGGCGCGGCCCGAGATCTATTCCTACGGCCACCGCAACCCCCAGGGCCTGGCCTGGCACCCCGAGACGGGGGAGCTCTTTGCCTCGGAGCACGGGCCCAGCGGGGAGCAGGGCTTTGGCCACGACGAGGTGAACCTGATCCTTCCCGGGGAAAACTACGGCTGGCCCCAGGTGGTGGGGCGGGGAGGAGACCCCCGCTTCCAGGACCCCCTTTACTTCTGGCCCGAGGGCTTCCCCCCGGGGAACCTGGCCTTTTGGAGGGGGGCCCTTTACGTGGCGGGCCTCCGGGGCGAGGCCCTTTTGCGCCTGGTGCTGGAAGGGGGCAAGGGAAGGTGGCGGGTGGCGCGGGTGGAGCGGGTCCTGGAGGGCTTTGGCCGCCTGCGGGAGGTCCGGGTGGGGCCCGAGGGGGCCCTTTACGTGACCACCTCCAACCGGGACGGCCGGGGCCGGGTGCGCCCGGGGGACGACCGGATCCTTAGGCTCCTATGA
- the tdh gene encoding L-threonine 3-dehydrogenase yields MRALAKLEGSPGLTLVERPVPEPGPGEILVRVEAASICGTDLHIWRWDAWAQGRIRPPLVLGHEFSGVVEAVGPGVKRPKVGDRVSLESHVVCHTCPACRVGHYHVCLNTEILGVDRDGGFAEYALVPAENAWVHPEGFPFEVAAILEPFGNAVHTVYAGSGVSGKSVLITGAGPIGLMAAMVARASGAGPILVSDPNPYRLGFARPYADRLVNPLEEDLLEVVRQVTGSGVEVLLEFSGNEAAIHQGLKALIPGGEARILGIPSDPIRFDLAGELVMRGITAYGIAGRRLWQTWMQGTALVYSGRVDLTPLITHRLPLSRYQEAFALLEKGQGVKVILDPKA; encoded by the coding sequence ATGCGCGCGCTCGCCAAACTGGAAGGAAGCCCTGGCCTAACCCTGGTGGAACGCCCCGTGCCCGAGCCCGGCCCCGGGGAGATCCTGGTGCGGGTGGAGGCGGCCAGCATCTGCGGCACCGATCTCCACATCTGGCGCTGGGACGCCTGGGCCCAGGGGCGGATCCGCCCGCCTTTGGTCCTGGGGCACGAGTTCAGCGGGGTGGTGGAGGCGGTGGGCCCGGGGGTGAAAAGGCCCAAGGTGGGGGACCGGGTGAGCCTGGAAAGCCACGTGGTCTGCCATACCTGCCCCGCCTGCCGGGTGGGCCACTACCACGTCTGCCTGAACACGGAGATCCTGGGGGTGGACCGGGACGGGGGCTTCGCCGAGTACGCCCTCGTCCCGGCGGAAAACGCCTGGGTCCACCCGGAGGGCTTCCCCTTTGAGGTGGCGGCCATCCTGGAGCCTTTTGGCAACGCGGTCCACACGGTCTACGCGGGAAGCGGGGTTTCGGGGAAGAGCGTCCTCATTACGGGAGCGGGGCCCATCGGCCTCATGGCGGCCATGGTGGCCCGGGCCAGCGGGGCCGGCCCCATCCTGGTCTCCGACCCCAACCCCTACCGCTTGGGCTTCGCCCGCCCCTACGCGGACCGCTTGGTGAACCCTCTGGAGGAAGACCTCCTGGAGGTGGTGCGGCAGGTTACGGGAAGCGGGGTGGAGGTCCTCCTGGAGTTTTCCGGGAACGAGGCGGCCATCCACCAGGGCCTGAAGGCCCTCATCCCCGGGGGGGAGGCCAGGATCCTCGGCATCCCCTCAGACCCCATCCGCTTTGACCTGGCGGGGGAGCTCGTCATGCGGGGGATCACCGCCTACGGCATCGCCGGCCGCAGGCTCTGGCAGACCTGGATGCAGGGCACCGCCCTGGTCTACTCCGGCCGGGTGGACCTCACCCCCCTCATCACCCACCGCCTGCCCCTAAGCCGCTACCAGGAGGCCTTCGCCCTCTTGGAAAAGGGGCAGGGGGTGAAGGTCATCCTGGACCCCAAGGCCTAG